In one Alphaproteobacteria bacterium genomic region, the following are encoded:
- a CDS encoding cobalt-precorrin-5B (C(1))-methyltransferase translates to MSRKPGDTRLRSGWTTGACAAAAARAALAALRSGTFAESVTIRLPKGQTPCFDLVEKSLGDGWARAAVVKDAGDDPDITHGATIRATIRPAAPGSGLVFRAGEGVGTVTKPGLPVPPGEPAINPKPREIIADNLADVAGGALDLEVEISIDDGAALAEKTWNPRLGIVGGLSVLGTTGVVIPYSCAAWIHSIHRGIDVARATGLTHVAAATGKTSEAAVRARYGLPLEAMIDMGDFAGGMLKYLRRNPLPTVTIAGGFAKLAKLAQGHMDLHSSRSTLDLSKLALTAGTIGAGPRLQAAIAGANTGAEALGLCREAGIPLAETIARQARDTALASAGATGIAVMVVGRTGEILAETGGPDS, encoded by the coding sequence ATGTCACGCAAGCCCGGGGATACCCGCCTGCGGTCCGGATGGACCACGGGCGCCTGCGCCGCCGCCGCCGCGCGGGCGGCGCTGGCCGCATTGCGGTCCGGTACTTTCGCGGAATCCGTGACCATTCGCCTGCCGAAAGGCCAGACGCCGTGTTTCGATCTGGTCGAAAAATCCCTGGGCGACGGCTGGGCACGGGCGGCGGTGGTCAAGGATGCGGGCGACGATCCGGACATAACCCACGGCGCGACCATCCGCGCCACTATCCGGCCTGCTGCGCCCGGAAGCGGCCTTGTATTTCGGGCCGGCGAGGGTGTCGGGACGGTGACGAAACCCGGACTGCCGGTGCCGCCGGGTGAACCGGCAATCAATCCGAAACCGCGCGAGATCATCGCCGACAATCTGGCCGACGTTGCCGGGGGGGCGCTGGATCTGGAAGTGGAGATCTCCATCGACGACGGGGCGGCGCTTGCCGAAAAAACCTGGAATCCGCGGCTGGGCATTGTCGGCGGCCTGTCGGTCCTCGGTACCACCGGGGTGGTCATTCCCTATTCCTGCGCCGCCTGGATTCATTCGATACATCGCGGCATCGATGTCGCCCGTGCCACCGGTCTGACCCATGTCGCCGCGGCGACCGGCAAGACGTCGGAGGCCGCGGTGCGCGCCCGCTATGGCCTGCCGCTGGAGGCCATGATCGATATGGGCGATTTCGCCGGCGGAATGCTGAAATACCTGCGCCGGAATCCGTTGCCGACGGTCACCATTGCCGGCGGCTTCGCCAAGCTGGCGAAACTGGCCCAGGGGCATATGGACCTGCATTCGTCGCGCAGCACCCTGGATCTGTCGAAACTGGCACTGACCGCCGGGACGATCGGCGCGGGTCCGCGTCTCCAGGCTGCGATCGCCGGGGCCAATACCGGGGCGGAGGCCCTGGGCCTCTGCCGGGAGGCCGGAATACCGCTTGCGGAGACCATTGCCCGGCAGGCACGTGACACGGCGCTGGCATCGGCCGGCGCGACGGGGATCGCGGTCATGGTGGTCGGCCGCACCGGAGAGATTCTGGCGGAAACCGGCGGGCCGGACTCATGA
- a CDS encoding TetR/AcrR family transcriptional regulator, whose translation MNQSSKRAQIVEAADRLFYQQGFDHTSFADIADAVGISRGNFYYHFKTKDEILDAVIEQRVVNTRAMLDKWEIAGDTPEERIRSFIHILLVNGDKIRQFGCPVGTLTSELAKLGHPALSGANELFTLFRLWLSRQFATMGRAEKADELAMHLLMRSQGVATLAAAFKDEAFVRHEVDQMVEWVGAQAA comes from the coding sequence ATGAACCAGTCATCGAAACGGGCACAGATCGTGGAGGCGGCGGACCGGCTGTTCTATCAGCAGGGGTTCGATCACACCTCCTTCGCGGATATCGCTGATGCGGTCGGGATTTCCCGGGGCAATTTCTATTATCATTTCAAGACCAAGGACGAGATCCTGGATGCCGTGATCGAGCAGCGGGTGGTCAACACCCGGGCCATGCTGGATAAATGGGAGATTGCGGGCGACACGCCGGAAGAACGCATCCGCAGCTTCATCCACATCCTGCTCGTCAACGGCGACAAGATCCGACAGTTCGGCTGCCCGGTCGGGACCCTGACCTCCGAACTGGCGAAGCTGGGCCATCCGGCCCTGTCAGGCGCCAATGAACTGTTCACCCTGTTCCGGCTCTGGCTGTCACGGCAGTTCGCGACGATGGGGCGGGCTGAAAAGGCCGATGAACTGGCGATGCATCTGCTGATGCGCAGCCAAGGGGTCGCCACTCTTGCCGCCGCCTTCAAGGACGAGGCCTTCGTCCGGCACGAGGTAGACCAGATGGTCGAATGGGTGGGCGCCCAGGCCGCCTGA
- the aceA gene encoding isocitrate lyase, whose amino-acid sequence MDSLGPNDNWSWGDGSGEEWDAPDYAPDRWATTRRDFTKEDVAKLRGSIQIRHTLAEMGAKKLWKLINEEPYVNTLGAFTGCQATQHVRAGLQAIYLSGWQVAADANNAGQMYPDQSLYPVSSVPQVVERINNAFIRQDQIQTMERLSGEDTTDIDWFAPIVADAEAGFGGPLNVFELMKAMIKAGAAGVHFEDQLSSEKKCGHLGGKVLLPTQQAVRNLSSARLAADVMGVPTIIMARTDAEAARLITSDIDPADKPFLTGERTSEGFYRITGGMDMCISRGLSFAPYADLLWMETSTPSLEQAKQFADAIHAEFPNQMLAYNCSPSFNWAKHLGPAECEAFQRELGKMGYKFQFITLAGFHSLNYATFELARAYKDRGMAGYSELQQAEFAAEANGFSATRHQHEVGVSYFDAVNTATAKESATTAMAESTETAQFH is encoded by the coding sequence ATGGATAGCCTGGGACCGAACGACAACTGGAGCTGGGGCGACGGCAGTGGCGAGGAATGGGACGCGCCGGATTACGCGCCGGACCGCTGGGCCACCACGCGCCGCGATTTCACCAAGGAAGACGTCGCCAAACTGCGCGGCTCGATCCAGATCCGCCACACGCTGGCCGAAATGGGTGCCAAGAAGCTCTGGAAGCTGATCAATGAAGAGCCCTATGTGAACACGCTGGGCGCCTTCACCGGCTGTCAGGCGACGCAGCATGTCCGCGCCGGGCTGCAGGCCATCTACCTGTCCGGGTGGCAGGTCGCGGCCGACGCCAACAATGCCGGTCAGATGTATCCCGACCAGTCGCTGTATCCGGTGTCCTCCGTCCCGCAGGTGGTGGAGCGGATCAACAACGCCTTCATCCGCCAGGATCAGATCCAGACCATGGAACGCCTGTCCGGGGAAGACACGACCGATATCGACTGGTTCGCGCCGATCGTGGCCGACGCCGAGGCCGGTTTCGGCGGCCCGCTGAACGTCTTCGAACTGATGAAGGCGATGATCAAGGCCGGCGCCGCAGGCGTCCACTTCGAAGACCAGCTGTCGTCGGAAAAGAAATGCGGCCATCTGGGCGGCAAGGTGCTGCTGCCGACACAGCAGGCGGTGCGCAACCTCAGCTCGGCCCGTCTGGCGGCCGACGTCATGGGCGTCCCGACGATCATCATGGCCCGCACGGATGCCGAGGCGGCCCGCCTGATCACCAGCGACATCGACCCGGCCGACAAGCCGTTCCTGACCGGCGAACGCACGTCGGAAGGCTTCTACCGGATCACCGGCGGCATGGATATGTGCATCAGCCGCGGCCTCTCCTTCGCGCCCTATGCCGACCTGCTGTGGATGGAAACCTCCACCCCCAGCCTGGAGCAGGCGAAGCAGTTCGCGGATGCGATCCACGCCGAATTCCCGAACCAGATGCTGGCCTATAACTGCTCGCCGTCCTTCAACTGGGCGAAGCATCTGGGCCCGGCGGAATGCGAAGCCTTCCAGCGCGAGCTGGGCAAGATGGGCTACAAGTTCCAGTTCATCACGCTGGCCGGGTTCCACAGCCTGAACTACGCCACGTTCGAACTGGCGCGGGCCTACAAGGATCGCGGCATGGCCGGTTACTCCGAGCTGCAGCAGGCGGAATTCGCGGCCGAAGCTAACGGCTTCTCCGCCACCCGCCACCAGCACGAAGTCGGCGTCAGCTACTTCGACGCGGTCAATACGGCGACGGCCAAGGAAAGCGCCACCACGGCGATGGCCGAATCGACCGAGACCGCACAGTTCCACTAA
- a CDS encoding cobyrinate a,c-diamide synthase, whose amino-acid sequence MSIPSRPVPGLIIAAPSSGSGKTTISLALMRALRRSGLRIAPAKIGPDYIDPGFHAAACGHPSVNLDLWAMRAETRAALIDQLHFESDLILAEGVMGLFDGAADGRGSSADLAEETGWPVLLVIDVKGQAATAAAVVRGLVTHRDDIRFAGILFNRVGGRRHADMLRRAMAETGLGVPVLGCLPRAEGLTLESRHLGLVQARERTDLELLLERAADWMVENADLDAILSAAAPSSRVDFDPPVPVPPLGQRIAVARDAAFDFVYPHILQGWRTAGAEILPFSPLADEAPSEIADAVYLPGGYPELHAGRLASNAVFMDGLRRKARGGSAVFGECGGYMVLGRSLRDADGTDHGMADLLPVETDFSLRRLHLGYRRAETVADTAPWPKGTRLAAHEFHYATTRHEDPHAPPLFHAQDALGEDKGRQGLSIGRVSGSFLHLIDRGR is encoded by the coding sequence TTGAGTATTCCGTCGCGGCCCGTACCCGGTCTGATCATCGCCGCCCCCTCCTCCGGCAGCGGCAAGACCACGATATCCCTGGCGCTGATGCGCGCCCTGCGCCGATCCGGGCTGCGCATCGCCCCGGCGAAGATCGGCCCGGACTATATCGATCCCGGCTTTCATGCCGCGGCCTGCGGGCATCCGTCGGTCAATCTCGACCTCTGGGCCATGCGGGCGGAAACCCGCGCCGCCCTGATAGATCAGCTTCATTTCGAAAGCGATCTGATTCTGGCGGAAGGCGTCATGGGCCTGTTCGACGGCGCTGCCGACGGGCGCGGCTCCAGTGCCGATCTGGCGGAGGAAACCGGGTGGCCGGTGCTGCTGGTCATCGATGTGAAAGGGCAGGCGGCGACGGCCGCCGCCGTGGTGCGCGGGCTGGTCACCCATCGCGACGACATCCGCTTCGCCGGCATCCTGTTCAACCGTGTCGGCGGCAGGCGCCATGCGGACATGCTGCGCCGGGCCATGGCGGAAACCGGGCTGGGCGTGCCGGTGCTGGGTTGTCTGCCGCGGGCGGAAGGGCTGACCCTGGAAAGCCGCCATCTGGGTCTGGTCCAGGCACGCGAGCGCACCGATCTGGAGCTTCTGCTGGAACGCGCCGCGGACTGGATGGTCGAAAATGCCGATCTGGACGCAATCCTGTCGGCCGCCGCCCCCAGCAGCCGCGTCGATTTCGACCCCCCGGTGCCGGTGCCGCCGCTGGGGCAACGGATTGCCGTGGCACGGGACGCGGCCTTCGACTTTGTCTATCCGCACATCCTGCAGGGCTGGCGCACGGCCGGGGCGGAAATCCTGCCATTCAGCCCGCTGGCCGACGAGGCGCCCTCGGAGATTGCCGACGCGGTCTATCTGCCCGGCGGCTATCCCGAACTGCATGCCGGCCGTCTGGCATCGAATGCTGTCTTCATGGACGGCCTTCGGCGCAAGGCGCGCGGCGGGTCGGCCGTCTTCGGGGAATGCGGCGGCTACATGGTGCTGGGCCGGTCGCTGCGCGATGCCGACGGAACCGACCATGGGATGGCGGATCTGCTGCCGGTGGAAACGGATTTCTCCCTGCGCCGCCTGCATCTGGGGTATCGTCGGGCGGAAACGGTGGCCGATACCGCGCCCTGGCCCAAGGGGACGCGGCTCGCCGCCCATGAGTTCCACTATGCGACGACACGGCATGAGGATCCGCACGCCCCGCCGCTGTTCCACGCCCAGGATGCGCTGGGCGAGGACAAGGGCCGGCAGGGCCTGTCGATCGGACGGGTTTCCGGGTCCTTCCTGCATCTGATAGACCGGGGCCGATAA
- a CDS encoding YcgN family cysteine cluster protein produces MSARTMDKPFWERKTLAQMTRTEWESLCDGCGQCCLHKLQDYDTGDYYVTDIACQLLDCRSCRCSDYADRFATIPDCVQLTPKKVYETDWLPETCAYRKLADGKPLDWWHPLVSGDPNTVHEAGISVRDKAVAGDPTVDEMAQRIQRTLAAIMPGKG; encoded by the coding sequence ATGAGCGCGCGGACGATGGACAAACCCTTCTGGGAACGCAAAACCCTGGCGCAGATGACCCGCACGGAATGGGAAAGCCTGTGCGACGGCTGCGGCCAGTGCTGCCTGCACAAGCTGCAGGACTATGATACCGGCGACTATTACGTCACCGACATCGCCTGCCAGCTTCTCGACTGTCGATCCTGCCGCTGCAGCGACTATGCCGACCGCTTCGCCACCATCCCGGACTGCGTCCAGCTGACCCCGAAGAAGGTCTACGAGACCGACTGGCTTCCGGAAACCTGCGCCTACCGCAAGCTAGCCGACGGCAAGCCGCTGGACTGGTGGCACCCGCTGGTCTCCGGCGACCCGAACACGGTGCATGAAGCCGGGATTTCGGTCCGGGACAAGGCCGTCGCCGGCGACCCCACCGTCGACGAAATGGCCCAGCGCATCCAGCGCACCCTCGCAGCGATTATGCCGGGGAAGGGGTAG
- a CDS encoding GSU2403 family nucleotidyltransferase fold protein: protein MNITSLSTSAHTAYHDLRNLVLNETVMEIRGKPVKRDINGKTYWYDHYRVGTTTKDRYIGEDCPEIEMRLKRATRLKQALPAQMSKRSTLVRLLRAEGMLSVDRKTGSLLKAFSEAGVFRVGGVLVGTQAFRLYEGELGVKLPAGDASVTDDIDIAGFERLTLAIGDCTDRTPGSILEDLEFEPIPTLDNQAVWKWRQSGSGAEVEFLTPSFEENEGIRPLKSLNVSARALHHLNFLIAEPIYVVGLYREGILVRAPRPERYAIHKLIIADRRRRGPDSLKSRKDRAQAAFLIRVLAEDRPYELKDAWDTARAAGPKWRERLDASLARMPAEKAILDGM, encoded by the coding sequence ATGAACATCACATCGCTATCGACATCGGCACACACCGCCTACCATGACTTGAGAAATCTAGTGCTCAACGAAACAGTCATGGAGATTCGCGGAAAGCCGGTGAAACGTGACATCAACGGAAAAACCTATTGGTACGATCACTATCGCGTCGGCACCACGACCAAGGATCGATATATCGGCGAGGATTGCCCTGAAATCGAGATGCGGCTGAAGCGTGCAACACGGTTGAAGCAAGCCCTGCCCGCACAAATGAGTAAAAGATCGACTTTGGTACGGTTGCTGCGAGCAGAGGGGATGTTGAGTGTCGACCGCAAAACAGGGTCGTTGCTGAAGGCCTTCTCGGAGGCAGGGGTTTTTCGGGTCGGCGGCGTGCTAGTTGGTACACAAGCATTCCGCCTTTATGAGGGAGAATTGGGGGTCAAACTGCCGGCGGGCGATGCCTCCGTCACGGACGACATAGATATCGCCGGTTTTGAAAGGCTCACGCTGGCGATTGGCGACTGCACGGACAGAACGCCAGGCTCAATCCTGGAAGACCTGGAGTTCGAGCCTATTCCCACCCTCGACAACCAAGCTGTTTGGAAGTGGCGACAAAGCGGAAGTGGTGCGGAGGTTGAGTTCCTCACACCTTCTTTTGAAGAAAACGAAGGGATTCGCCCGCTAAAATCCCTGAATGTCAGCGCGCGCGCACTCCACCATCTCAATTTTCTGATAGCAGAGCCAATCTATGTCGTTGGACTTTATCGGGAGGGCATTCTTGTTCGCGCGCCGAGACCCGAACGATACGCCATTCATAAGCTCATAATCGCTGATCGAAGACGACGGGGCCCGGATTCCTTGAAATCCCGCAAGGACCGGGCCCAGGCAGCCTTCCTGATCCGCGTGCTGGCGGAGGACCGGCCCTATGAGCTGAAAGACGCCTGGGACACCGCCCGCGCCGCTGGCCCGAAATGGCGCGAACGTCTGGACGCCTCCCTGGCGCGCATGCCGGCGGAGAAGGCGATCCTGGACGGGATGTAA
- a CDS encoding short-chain fatty acyl-CoA regulator family protein, with product MARKPAKDAPKIGPKIRRLRREHSLSQAALAEKLEVSASYLNLIEHNRRKLTVPLLLKLSELFEVPVDQLAEEEESRLYSDVMEALADPIFEEFDVRNTDVRDLVEVSPESARALLHVCDAYHTTLTDARSLAASAADDPDGRGSLGGLIGGIGASAQSAADVVSDMVQANSNYFGDLEDEADRVRREIGTVGGSARSLDALTEYLHQAHEVRVNFVEPQEGGKGDLPMVRRFHPQQRLLEVSQRLTGASRSFQLAYQIALLSAGSVIDMLLIEKGLKEGQARALGRVALANYFAAALLLPYEEFLKSARESRYDIELLQHRWRAGFEQICHRLTTLNRPENRGIPLHMLRVDLAGNISKRFTLSGLPIPRHGGACSRWNIYSAFLNPGQIQAQVSKLPDGTAYFCIARTVVKGGIGFGAQRNVLSIGLGCDVRYAREMVYADGLETGNPDRFAEIGVACRICERMDCTQRAFPPVHLRYKIEENIRGPSPYTAPGWPHHHERPGGTR from the coding sequence ATGGCCCGCAAACCCGCGAAAGACGCGCCGAAAATCGGTCCGAAGATCCGTCGGCTTCGGCGCGAACACAGTCTCAGCCAGGCCGCCCTGGCCGAAAAACTCGAGGTCAGTGCCAGTTATTTGAACCTGATCGAGCATAACCGGCGCAAGCTGACCGTGCCACTTTTGCTCAAACTGTCCGAATTGTTCGAGGTGCCGGTCGATCAGTTGGCGGAGGAGGAGGAGAGCCGCCTCTATTCCGATGTCATGGAGGCGCTGGCCGATCCGATCTTCGAGGAATTCGACGTTCGCAACACCGATGTCCGCGATCTGGTGGAGGTCAGCCCGGAATCCGCCCGGGCGCTGCTGCATGTCTGCGACGCCTATCACACGACCCTGACCGACGCGCGCAGCCTGGCCGCGTCGGCCGCCGACGACCCGGACGGGCGCGGCAGTCTGGGCGGGTTGATCGGCGGGATCGGCGCCAGCGCGCAATCCGCGGCCGATGTCGTCTCCGACATGGTGCAGGCCAACAGCAACTACTTCGGGGATCTGGAGGATGAGGCAGACCGGGTCCGGCGCGAGATCGGCACGGTCGGCGGTTCCGCGCGCTCGCTCGATGCGTTGACCGAATATCTGCATCAGGCCCATGAGGTGCGGGTCAATTTCGTCGAGCCGCAGGAAGGCGGAAAGGGCGACCTGCCCATGGTCCGGCGGTTCCACCCGCAACAGCGTTTGCTGGAGGTCTCCCAGCGCCTGACCGGGGCCAGCCGGTCCTTCCAGCTTGCCTATCAGATCGCGCTGCTGTCGGCCGGTTCGGTGATCGACATGCTGCTGATAGAAAAGGGGCTGAAGGAGGGGCAGGCCCGGGCGCTCGGCCGGGTCGCGCTGGCCAATTACTTCGCCGCCGCGCTGCTGCTGCCCTATGAAGAGTTCCTGAAAAGCGCCCGCGAAAGCCGCTATGACATCGAATTGCTGCAGCACCGCTGGCGCGCCGGGTTCGAACAGATCTGCCACCGCCTGACCACGCTCAACCGGCCGGAGAACCGGGGCATCCCGCTGCACATGCTGCGGGTCGATCTGGCCGGCAATATCTCCAAGCGGTTCACGCTGTCCGGCCTGCCGATCCCGCGCCATGGCGGCGCCTGCAGCCGCTGGAACATCTATTCGGCCTTCCTCAACCCCGGTCAGATCCAGGCCCAGGTCTCCAAACTGCCCGACGGGACGGCCTATTTCTGCATCGCGCGGACGGTGGTGAAGGGCGGCATCGGCTTCGGTGCCCAGCGCAATGTCCTGTCCATCGGCCTGGGCTGCGACGTGCGCTATGCCCGGGAAATGGTCTATGCCGACGGGCTGGAGACCGGCAATCCCGACCGCTTCGCTGAAATCGGCGTCGCGTGCCGCATCTGCGAGCGCATGGACTGCACCCAGCGCGCCTTCCCGCCGGTCCACCTGCGCTACAAGATCGAAGAAAACATCCGCGGCCCCAGCCCCTACACCGCCCCCGGCTGGCCCCACCACCACGAACGGCCGGGCGGCACGCGGTAG
- a CDS encoding ankyrin repeat domain-containing protein encodes MLRLSCLAVVVAFVVAAFGLVRAPEVVAQTVIGVESEMVRAVRSGDLTRVKTLVIQGENPSSSDSAGMNGIAIAARNGDYAMVEYLLTVDVPINAQDEIGNSALLWTTEDGDYDMAKFLIENGADVNVRNRRGLTPTMVAARAGFRDLVELYIREEADLNVRDYTGRSALDWARDSRTPGMEQTLLDAGAQ; translated from the coding sequence ATGTTGCGCTTATCCTGTCTGGCTGTTGTTGTGGCATTCGTCGTCGCGGCGTTCGGACTGGTCCGGGCGCCGGAGGTGGTTGCCCAGACGGTGATCGGCGTCGAATCGGAGATGGTTCGGGCTGTGCGGTCCGGCGATCTGACGCGGGTCAAAACTCTTGTCATCCAGGGCGAAAACCCGTCCTCGTCGGATTCTGCCGGGATGAACGGCATCGCCATTGCCGCCCGGAACGGCGATTACGCCATGGTCGAATATCTGCTGACCGTCGACGTGCCGATCAATGCTCAGGACGAGATCGGCAACAGCGCGCTGCTCTGGACGACGGAAGACGGCGATTATGACATGGCCAAATTCCTGATCGAGAACGGAGCGGATGTGAATGTTCGCAACCGGCGCGGTTTGACGCCGACAATGGTTGCGGCCCGGGCGGGATTCCGCGATCTGGTGGAGCTCTATATCAGGGAAGAGGCGGACCTGAACGTCCGGGACTATACCGGGCGCAGCGCGTTGGACTGGGCCCGCGACAGCCGAACCCCGGGCATGGAGCAGACTTTGCTGGACGCCGGCGCTCAGTAG
- a CDS encoding cobalt-precorrin-6A reductase produces the protein MTGPVLILGGTAEARRLADRLAAVRPVVTSLAGRTAMPGRLAGEVRIGGFGGMAGLAHYLRSEHVSALIDATHPYAARMAANAAGAAAETGVPILRFDRPGWTAEPGDRWIEFDDLEGLASALPGLGRHALVTLGGADLAAFSAARGMRLTIRAIDPPSHLPDHPEVEVILDRGPFDLAGERTLLSQRGIDVLVSRNAGGVSTRAKLDAARALGIPVAMLRRPVRPALAFATEIEAVLRWLEETAPIEGD, from the coding sequence ATGACCGGTCCGGTCCTGATCCTTGGCGGCACGGCGGAGGCGCGGCGGCTTGCCGATCGGTTGGCCGCGGTTCGGCCGGTCGTGACCTCTCTGGCCGGCCGCACGGCAATGCCTGGACGGCTGGCGGGGGAGGTGCGCATCGGCGGTTTCGGCGGCATGGCGGGGTTGGCGCATTATCTGCGGTCCGAACATGTTTCCGCCCTGATCGACGCGACGCATCCCTATGCCGCCCGCATGGCCGCCAACGCCGCCGGGGCGGCGGCCGAGACCGGCGTGCCGATCCTGCGCTTCGACCGGCCGGGATGGACGGCCGAACCGGGTGACCGATGGATCGAATTCGACGATCTGGAAGGCTTGGCGTCTGCCCTGCCGGGCCTGGGCCGCCATGCACTGGTGACCCTCGGCGGCGCGGACCTCGCAGCCTTTTCGGCGGCGCGCGGCATGCGGTTGACGATCCGCGCGATCGACCCGCCGTCCCACCTGCCGGATCACCCGGAGGTTGAGGTCATTCTGGACCGGGGACCGTTTGACTTGGCGGGGGAGCGCACCTTACTGTCGCAGCGCGGGATCGATGTGCTTGTGTCCCGCAATGCCGGCGGCGTATCGACGCGGGCCAAGCTGGACGCGGCGCGGGCGCTGGGAATACCGGTTGCCATGCTGCGCCGTCCCGTTCGGCCGGCCCTGGCCTTTGCGACGGAAATTGAGGCGGTGCTGCGTTGGTTGGAAGAGACCGCGCCGATCGAGGGAGACTGA
- the cobA gene encoding uroporphyrinogen-III C-methyltransferase codes for MTRDSATRDLLDGLPEFEPGWVWLVGAGPGDPGLLTLHGVNALRQADAIVYDALVDQRILDHAPDTAELIYAGKRGGKPSPTQRSISLRLIELARAGKRVLRLKGGDPFVFGRGGEEALELTGAGIPFRIVPGVTAGIGGLAYAGIPATHRDTNSSVTFITGHSVTGEVPDNLNWNALATGAPVIVLYMAVKHMPRIAQRLIDGGRDPQDAVAFVSNAATERMTVVECTLEEAGATAASVEPPAVIAIGPVVKLRAALDWVGRMEGRVLDPDPFGQADRDVAS; via the coding sequence ATGACACGCGACAGTGCAACACGGGACCTGCTGGACGGCCTGCCGGAATTCGAACCGGGCTGGGTCTGGCTGGTCGGTGCCGGACCGGGCGATCCCGGTCTGCTGACCCTGCACGGCGTCAACGCGCTGCGCCAGGCGGATGCCATCGTCTATGACGCGCTGGTCGACCAGCGCATTCTGGACCATGCGCCGGACACGGCGGAACTGATCTATGCCGGCAAGCGCGGCGGCAAGCCGAGCCCGACCCAGCGGTCGATTTCTCTGCGCCTGATCGAGCTGGCCCGGGCCGGCAAACGGGTGCTGCGCCTGAAGGGTGGCGACCCCTTCGTCTTCGGCCGGGGCGGCGAGGAAGCGCTGGAACTGACCGGCGCCGGCATCCCCTTCCGCATCGTGCCCGGCGTGACCGCCGGGATCGGCGGGCTGGCCTATGCCGGAATCCCGGCAACCCATCGCGACACCAATTCCTCCGTCACCTTCATCACCGGCCATTCGGTAACCGGGGAGGTGCCGGACAATCTGAACTGGAATGCGCTGGCAACCGGCGCCCCTGTCATTGTCCTTTACATGGCCGTCAAGCACATGCCGCGTATCGCCCAGCGCCTGATCGACGGCGGCCGCGACCCGCAGGATGCCGTCGCCTTCGTGTCCAATGCGGCGACGGAGCGCATGACGGTCGTCGAATGCACCCTGGAGGAGGCCGGCGCCACCGCGGCCTCGGTCGAGCCGCCGGCAGTCATCGCCATCGGCCCGGTGGTGAAGCTGCGCGCCGCCCTGGACTGGGTCGGCCGGATGGAGGGGCGCGTGCTGGACCCGGACCCTTTCGGACAGGCTGACCGGGACGTCGCCAGTTGA